A single region of the Ornithorhynchus anatinus isolate Pmale09 chromosome 13, mOrnAna1.pri.v4, whole genome shotgun sequence genome encodes:
- the TRDMT1 gene encoding tRNA (cytosine(38)-C(5))-methyltransferase isoform X4 yields MNQMPDPSSERRFGPRLGVSEGAFPHPGTSPTPTAVSVNRTRDRTALFPAVPGREAPCVRPPPPPSRRNLTFPSFSGVAAAQGISLQEFDRLSFDVMLMSPPCQPFTRTGLRGDAADGRTKSFLYLLRILPRLRKPPRYILLENVKGFEGSATRDLLVQTIEKCGFQYQEFLLSPTSLGIPNSRLRYFLIAKLQSSPFPFQVRGQILTEFPEPGSGNSPRREVAVAGGSERAAEPGKEENTEPRCRSADGTPRPGREAVLFKLETAEEMQRKRQRDGDLSVEMLRGFLEEDSGPSRYFLPPKPLLRYGLLLDVVKPTCRRSTCFTKGRGVPTIASTGLFLRRFQMAVGRSRPVGRRRAVITG; encoded by the exons atgaatcagatGCCCGACCCCTCCTCCGAACGCCGTTTTGGGCCTCGACTCGGTGTTTCAGAGGGTGCCTTTCCTCATCCCGGCACGTCTCCGACTCCCACCGCGGTTTCTGTGAATCGAACACGGGACCGAACGGCTCTTTTCCCCGCCGTTCCCGGCCGGGAGGCGCCGTGCGTCCGACCCCCTCCTCCGCCGTCCCGCCGTAACTTAACGTTTCCTTCCTTCTCCGGCGTCGCGGCCGCTCAGGGGATTTCACTGCAGGAGTTCGACAGGTTGTCCTTCGACGTGATGTTGATGAGCCCCCCGTGCCAGCCGTTCACCAG AACCGGCCTTCGGGGCGACGCGGCCGACGGGAGAACGAAGAGCTTTCTGTATCTCCTGCGGATCCTACCCAG GCTCCGGAAACCGCCCCGGTATATTCTTTTGGAAAACGTCAAAGGATTTGAAGGCTCCGCCACCAG AGACCTCTTGGTGCAGACAATAGAGAAGTGTGGATTTCAATATCAAGAATTTTTATTGTCGCCGACCTCT CTCGGCATACCGAATTCAAGACTGCGATATTTCCTGATTGCAAAGCTTCAGTCCAGCCCGTTCCCTTTCCAGGTCCGGGGACAG ATACTAACGGAATTCCCCGAGCCCGGATCGGGAAATTCGCCACGGCGTGAAGTCGCAGTCGCCGGGGGAAGCGAGAGGGCCGCGGAGCCCGGGAAAGAGGAGAACACGGAGCCGAGATGTCGTTCGGCCGACGGCACGCCGCGCCCGGGAAGAGAGGCCGTTCTTTTTAAACTTGAAACGGCGGAAGAAATGCAGAGAAAGCGGCAGCGGGACGGCGATCTCTCCGTCGAGATGCTgagaggtttcctggaggaggacaGTGGTCCGAGCCGGTACTTCCTGCCGCCAAAACCGTTACTGCGCTACGGCCTCCTGTTGGACGTCGTCAAGCCCACCTGCCGGCGGTCTACGTGCTTCACTAAAGG GAGGGGTGTCCCAACGATAGCCTCGACTGGGCTTTTCCTCCGCCGCTTCCAGATGGCCGTCGGAAGGAGCCGTCCCGTCGGGAGGCGAAGGGCCGTTATAACCGGGTGA
- the TRDMT1 gene encoding tRNA (cytosine(38)-C(5))-methyltransferase isoform X5 — translation MNQMPDPSSERRFGPRLGVSEGAFPHPGTSPTPTAVSVNRTRDRTALFPAVPGREAPCVRPPPPPSRRNLTFPSFSGVAAAQGISLQEFDRLSFDVMLMSPPCQPFTRTGLRGDAADGRTKSFLYLLRILPRLRKPPRYILLENVKGFEGSATRDLLVQTIEKCGFQYQEFLLSPTSLGIPNSRLRYFLIAKLQSSPFPFQVRGQILTEFPEPGSGNSPRREVAVAGGSERAAEPGKEENTEPRCRSADGTPRPGREAVLFKLETAEEMQRKRQRDGDLSVEMLRGFLEEDSGPSRYFLPPKPLLRYGLLLDVVKPTCRRSTCFTKGWPSEGAVPSGGEGPL, via the exons atgaatcagatGCCCGACCCCTCCTCCGAACGCCGTTTTGGGCCTCGACTCGGTGTTTCAGAGGGTGCCTTTCCTCATCCCGGCACGTCTCCGACTCCCACCGCGGTTTCTGTGAATCGAACACGGGACCGAACGGCTCTTTTCCCCGCCGTTCCCGGCCGGGAGGCGCCGTGCGTCCGACCCCCTCCTCCGCCGTCCCGCCGTAACTTAACGTTTCCTTCCTTCTCCGGCGTCGCGGCCGCTCAGGGGATTTCACTGCAGGAGTTCGACAGGTTGTCCTTCGACGTGATGTTGATGAGCCCCCCGTGCCAGCCGTTCACCAG AACCGGCCTTCGGGGCGACGCGGCCGACGGGAGAACGAAGAGCTTTCTGTATCTCCTGCGGATCCTACCCAG GCTCCGGAAACCGCCCCGGTATATTCTTTTGGAAAACGTCAAAGGATTTGAAGGCTCCGCCACCAG AGACCTCTTGGTGCAGACAATAGAGAAGTGTGGATTTCAATATCAAGAATTTTTATTGTCGCCGACCTCT CTCGGCATACCGAATTCAAGACTGCGATATTTCCTGATTGCAAAGCTTCAGTCCAGCCCGTTCCCTTTCCAGGTCCGGGGACAG ATACTAACGGAATTCCCCGAGCCCGGATCGGGAAATTCGCCACGGCGTGAAGTCGCAGTCGCCGGGGGAAGCGAGAGGGCCGCGGAGCCCGGGAAAGAGGAGAACACGGAGCCGAGATGTCGTTCGGCCGACGGCACGCCGCGCCCGGGAAGAGAGGCCGTTCTTTTTAAACTTGAAACGGCGGAAGAAATGCAGAGAAAGCGGCAGCGGGACGGCGATCTCTCCGTCGAGATGCTgagaggtttcctggaggaggacaGTGGTCCGAGCCGGTACTTCCTGCCGCCAAAACCGTTACTGCGCTACGGCCTCCTGTTGGACGTCGTCAAGCCCACCTGCCGGCGGTCTACGTGCTTCACTAAAGG ATGGCCGTCGGAAGGAGCCGTCCCGTCGGGAGGCGAAGGGCCGTTATAA